Proteins from one Hemibagrus wyckioides isolate EC202008001 linkage group LG16, SWU_Hwy_1.0, whole genome shotgun sequence genomic window:
- the ubxn8 gene encoding UBX domain-containing protein 8 isoform X2: MAATRECIFLGVFFFSVFCIVSWKFSLIGVKDAVKLAGRGLLMLGVLTWLSSCFYPKLKSYLCPATPPPVTGPAEDPHSRFSKQEKARKEQQHQHSAKSEEYLEAVVKPRQEAVLRKKEEDFYRMTGQSWKLSQGFTLGGEEQVTHTDADDETPNQRAARKRKELEVPNPVPVRTQLPKEKKIITLPDEPPEDANGVVKIALRFPSGRTVRRRFLKTCRSTVLLDWLHKSGYSPTLYALYTPYPRCPLLTRTDLSVEDVGIVTHTALNVEEKDPS; encoded by the exons ATGGCTGCAACGAGAGAGTGTATATTTCTTGGCGTTTTCTTTTTCTCGGTATTTTGCATTGTATCATGGAAGTTTTCGTTAATAG GTGTGAAGGACGCAGTGAAGTTAGCTGGACGTGGACTGTTGATGCTCGGTGTGTTGACTTGGTTGAGTTCCTGCTTCTACCCCAAGCTGAAATCTTACCTGTGTCCAGCGACTCCACCCCCAGTGACAG GTCCTGCTGAAGATCCACACAGTAGATTTTCTAAACAGGAAAAAGCAAGAAAGGAGCAACAGCATCAACACAGTGCTAAG TCAGAGGAGTACCTTGAGGCAGTAGTGAAGCCCCGACAGGAAGCAGTGCTCaggaagaaagaggaagacTTCTATCGTATGACAGGACAAAGCTGGAAACTGAGCCAGGGTTTCACTCTAGGAGGG GAggaacaggtgacacacactgatgcgGATGACGAGACTCCTAACCAGAGGGCTGCAAGGAAGCGAAAGGAGCTAGAGGTTCCGAATCCGGTTCCTGTCCGAACGCAACTCCCCAAAGAAAAAAAG ATCATAACTTTACCTGATGAACCTCCAGAAGATGCTAATGGG GTTGTAAAAATCGCTCTGAGATTTCCCAGTGGAAGAACAGTCCGGAGAAGGTTTTTAAAAACATGCAGATCGACA GTCCTTCTAGACTGGTTGCACAAGTCTGGATACTCTCCCACTCTGTACGCCTTGTACACGCCTTACCCCAGATGTCCGCTGCTCACACGAACAGACCTCAGTGTGGAAGATGTTGGGATCGTCACACACACCGCTCTTAACGTGGAGGAGAAAGACCCGTCCTAG
- the ubxn8 gene encoding UBX domain-containing protein 8 isoform X1 → MAATRECIFLGVFFFSVFCIVSWKFSLIGVKDAVKLAGRGLLMLGVLTWLSSCFYPKLKSYLCPATPPPVTGPAEDPHSRFSKQEKARKEQQHQHSAKSEEYLEAVVKPRQEAVLRKKEEDFYRMTGQSWKLSQGFTLGGLMTQEEQVTHTDADDETPNQRAARKRKELEVPNPVPVRTQLPKEKKIITLPDEPPEDANGVVKIALRFPSGRTVRRRFLKTCRSTVLLDWLHKSGYSPTLYALYTPYPRCPLLTRTDLSVEDVGIVTHTALNVEEKDPS, encoded by the exons ATGGCTGCAACGAGAGAGTGTATATTTCTTGGCGTTTTCTTTTTCTCGGTATTTTGCATTGTATCATGGAAGTTTTCGTTAATAG GTGTGAAGGACGCAGTGAAGTTAGCTGGACGTGGACTGTTGATGCTCGGTGTGTTGACTTGGTTGAGTTCCTGCTTCTACCCCAAGCTGAAATCTTACCTGTGTCCAGCGACTCCACCCCCAGTGACAG GTCCTGCTGAAGATCCACACAGTAGATTTTCTAAACAGGAAAAAGCAAGAAAGGAGCAACAGCATCAACACAGTGCTAAG TCAGAGGAGTACCTTGAGGCAGTAGTGAAGCCCCGACAGGAAGCAGTGCTCaggaagaaagaggaagacTTCTATCGTATGACAGGACAAAGCTGGAAACTGAGCCAGGGTTTCACTCTAGGAGGG TTAATGACGCAGGAggaacaggtgacacacactgatgcgGATGACGAGACTCCTAACCAGAGGGCTGCAAGGAAGCGAAAGGAGCTAGAGGTTCCGAATCCGGTTCCTGTCCGAACGCAACTCCCCAAAGAAAAAAAG ATCATAACTTTACCTGATGAACCTCCAGAAGATGCTAATGGG GTTGTAAAAATCGCTCTGAGATTTCCCAGTGGAAGAACAGTCCGGAGAAGGTTTTTAAAAACATGCAGATCGACA GTCCTTCTAGACTGGTTGCACAAGTCTGGATACTCTCCCACTCTGTACGCCTTGTACACGCCTTACCCCAGATGTCCGCTGCTCACACGAACAGACCTCAGTGTGGAAGATGTTGGGATCGTCACACACACCGCTCTTAACGTGGAGGAGAAAGACCCGTCCTAG